The Saprospiraceae bacterium genome includes the window TCCATCGGCCACAATACCAATTGCGTCCTATTGACGACTTAACAGAGACGGACTTCATCCGAATCTATGATAAACAATATGAAATATGAGTATGATAACTGGACTTTGTTGGTTCCCTGTTTTGAAGGTGGAAATTGGAAGTCGGAAGGCAGAAGGCGGAATGGCTCAGGAGCGCACTTCTCCCACTTCCCACTTTTCCCACTTTTCCGACTTCCCACTTCCCACTTCCCACTTCCCACTTCCCATTTCCCATTTCCGACTTCCCACTTCTAACTTAGAAAATGGCGGATTAGCAAAAGCGTCAAAAGTCAAAATGATATACCGACTGATAAAAAAATCAATTGTTCAAACTGCTGGATGTTTTCTTCTTTTTTTATTCCTCGTGGCTTGTGGTCCTTCCGGCAGTCAAATCAATGCCATTGACCTGGATAATCGCTTTGTTGCGGCCCTGTATGCCGGAAATGTGGCAGCCATCGACTCCTGCCTTGCCGCTGGCGTAGATGTAAATATCCGCGATGTGAATGAAATTCCAGCCATCATTATCGCTGCCAACTCAGGTAATGTGGAAGTGGCCAAAAAACTGGTAGAAAGAGGGGCGAATGTCAATTCCCGAAGCCCATTCTACTATAATAGTACCGCCCTGATGGAAATAGCAGCAGCAGGAGACCTAAACATGGCCACCTTTCTGATAGCAAATGGCGCAGATGTGCACCTCCGAGATTCCTTTGGCGACCCAGCGATGAACTGGGCTGCCTACTATGGCAATATTCCATTAGTCGACTTATTGGTACAAAATGGAGCGAGTTGGGACGTGAAAAGCGAGCATGGATCGGCCATCGACGTGGCTATGAAACAATGGAATGACCCACTCCTGGGTTACTTCATTGAAAAAGGAGCAGGCGTATCCTTGGAGGGCCAAGCGCTGGCCTTGGTCCAAGCTGTGCGCCAAAGCGATCTGGAGGCCCTGGGCAAGCTTTTGGATCAAGGTGCTTCTCCCGATCAGGTAGATGAATTAGCAACGCCAATCCTCATTAACGCCGCCTCAAAGGGGAACGAGGATATGGTAAACCTGCTCTTACAGAAAGGAGCCAATATCAATGCGCTAAATAGGGTAGGGCAGACTGCCCTGGCGCGGGCCGCCTACTTTAGACATACCCATATCATACCCATATTACTAGACAAAAACGCAGATGTGAACCTCACGGATGATTTCTATCAGCTAAGCCCGCTGATTAGCGCAGCCGCTGGCGGAAACGCGGATATTGGAAAACTGCTGATTGACAAAGGAGCGGATATCGACCACCAAGAAGGGATCTCCGGGTTTACCCCCTTGATGATGGCTACCGCCTATGGGAATGAGGAATTTATCCAATTATTGCTAGATGCAGGTGCCAATCCTTATATCAAAACAATGGATGGGATGACCCTTTCGGATATGGTTAGTTATTCCAACAATCCTCGGATCGCACAAATGGTGCAAGATTATTTGATGAAGCAGTGAGATGACAACAATCCAGGTCTATGAATACCAAAAAATAAAGATAGGAGAGGAAATAGATGGTACTATTTTCACCCTTACTCATTTCCAGGCACTCCTGACCCTTGCTGAAAGTCAAACGGTGTCCTTTTACAGCATCGAACATGAGGCCGTACGGTTCAAAAATTACGTGGGTGTTATCCAGGTGGGATCGCTGTGTATCGAAATTTTACCAAAGCTCGATCAATGGCTCCCGTCCAAAAGTGCCATTCAAGGCTGTCTGATAGACATGCTCAGGATATGTCGATTTTTAAAGGTGAATACACTAAATCAGGCCACTTTATCCTGGAAGTCGATACCCTTGATGGAGTTGTTTTGGGAATTCTTTTTAGAAGAAGTAGCGATCATTTTAAGAGAAGGCTTGCTCAAATTTTATGCACAAACGCAATCAGAAAAGGGGTATTTAAAAGGGCGTTTACTCCTGCACAAGCAATTGAGATTGCAAGCTTTGGGTAAAGAAAGCTTTTTTACCGCCTCTTCGGCCTACGATTACCACCATCCCTTTAATGCTGCCCTTTACCAAGCCTTACAGGTGCTTCGCACCTTTCAACTTTCGCCCAAGGTCCACCACCTGCTCTGGCAAATACTGAATCGATTCCCGGTCATTGACACGCCACCGATTTCCAATGTTTTTTTTGACCAGCTGGCGTTTAATAGGAAAAGCAAACGTTATGAAAAGGCGCTATTACTGGCTCGGATGATCCTGGCCAACAAAACGCCGGATGTTAGATCCGGTTCCCATCCTTCCATCGCGATGCTTTTTGATATGAACCTGCTTTTTGAGGAATATATTTACCAACAATTACTTCGATTTGCCCCGGCTGGCGCACAGCTTAGCCACCAGGAAAATCGACTTTTCTGGCAAAAACGGGTGATTCGTCCGGATATTGTCATCAGAATGGGTGATAAAACCATCGTCGTAGATACCAAATGGAAGCTATTGCCCAAGGGGCAGCCAGCTATGGATGACCTGCGGCAGATGTATGTATACAATCGGTATTTTGAGGCTCAAAAAGGTATCTTGCTTTATCCGCAATTGCATTTTAATACCTCGATGGCATCTCCCTTCCATGTGCATCAAGGAGAAGCCATGGATCATGGGATATGTGAAGTTCGTTTTGTGGATTTGCTGAAAGCTGGCAACCTGAATAGTGAATTAGGAAAGGAACTTTGGCAACATATTTTATCCGCGACCTAAGGGGAGGTTTTCGTTTAAAGACGCCGTTTATGGCTTCTTTCCACGTATGCTGAGGGATATCCCCAAAATGGCAAAACCCCCGCACCACGTGCGGGGGAGTAAATTACCTTATATTGGTAAATAATCTAGTGCCAAGTATGTAGGAATGTAGTCCGCTTATAAACGGTTACTATCTTCCTAGAATCCATAAGACAAACCTACACTGTAGGTACCACCTCGCTTGTATCTAGAATAGATATATTCTGTGCCTCTGAATTCAGAAAATGTTTCGTAATTAGGATCTAAGAGATTTTGGCCTCTCAGTTTTACTTGGAATCGACCAATCTTTTTGGATACTGAAAAGTCCAATTGTGCACGACCTCTTTCAAAAATATCTGGTGTTCCTTCCACACCAGTAGAGAATAATCGGTCACCGAAGTAATTATAAGCTAAAATGGCATCCCAACCTTTGCTATTATCGGTATAACTGAGGTTGGCATTGGCAACCAAGGGAGACTGACCAGCAAATTCTCTCGTATCTGCAAAATTAGGGTCCACATCCCTTGCCCTTGCAAGTTCTTCTTCATCCAGCGCTACCTCCGAAACAATGAAGGCAAGGTTTCCACTGAAACTAAATCTTGCTAGCTTTGGAGAAATAAAATCTAAGGCTTTCCTAAATTCAATTTCTGCACCATAAAGGTTAGCATCAGATGAATTAACCCAGGTAAATTGAGGATTACCTGCTGGTCGGAAAGTCATGACGATGGGGTCTTTGAATGTTTTATAAAAACCACTAACCGCAAACATTTCTCCGGGTTTCATGAAATATTCGTAACGTAAATCCAGGTTATTTACCCTTGATCTGGTCAAATTGGGATTGCCAAAAACCGTAGGATCACCAATAAAGCCAAAAGAACCAAATGGAGCAATTTCCCGCATATTGGGGCGAGCTAAGGTATTGGAATAACTAGCTCGAAGGTTCATGTCATCGTTCAATGCATAGATAAAATGTAAGGCTGGTAAAATATCAACCTCGTTAATGTCACCTATGAAATTTTCTGGATTGGGATTTAATTTGGCAGCTTCACTTTCAACATAATAGTCTGTGCCTTCCACTCTTGCACCAAAGATAACTTTCAATGGAGCACTGAGCTGATAAGTCATCATGCCATAGGTTGCCCAAATGGAAGTATTGCCAAAGTAATTATTTGCCGCCTGCGT containing:
- a CDS encoding ankyrin repeat domain-containing protein, translated to MSMITGLCWFPVLKVEIGSRKAEGGMAQERTSPTSHFSHFSDFPLPTSHFPLPISHFRLPTSNLENGGLAKASKVKMIYRLIKKSIVQTAGCFLLFLFLVACGPSGSQINAIDLDNRFVAALYAGNVAAIDSCLAAGVDVNIRDVNEIPAIIIAANSGNVEVAKKLVERGANVNSRSPFYYNSTALMEIAAAGDLNMATFLIANGADVHLRDSFGDPAMNWAAYYGNIPLVDLLVQNGASWDVKSEHGSAIDVAMKQWNDPLLGYFIEKGAGVSLEGQALALVQAVRQSDLEALGKLLDQGASPDQVDELATPILINAASKGNEDMVNLLLQKGANINALNRVGQTALARAAYFRHTHIIPILLDKNADVNLTDDFYQLSPLISAAAGGNADIGKLLIDKGADIDHQEGISGFTPLMMATAYGNEEFIQLLLDAGANPYIKTMDGMTLSDMVSYSNNPRIAQMVQDYLMKQ